A genomic stretch from Pelagicoccus sp. SDUM812003 includes:
- a CDS encoding glycoside hydrolase family 9 protein has protein sequence MTLAPRLLASLSLLALCAAPTLFAQEPYSLNEESYFEKPGVNVLAFSNPPGGTFFDAKTSGIEIIHHGERTATNGDLRLLPTPEQWDGMGVLVDRQIDHQTQTITTLLEYPEHELRYRVVVKTEAGKILASIHLDEALPEHLVGKAGFNMEFLPAAYFGKSYIMDGEPGLFPRHPSAQMITSENGLTEPSPIAEGNELVLAPADSKQRVRIRVVEGDQPLRLYDGRSKAQNGWYVTRSLLPGGKSGKVAEWELDISGLENWIREPVIGFSQVGYHPNQPKRAIIELDSNDEPASEVSLLRVNSDGSEELVARRAPTSWGRYLRYRYLEFDFSSAQDEGLYRIEYGDTKTNAFPISKKAQEGNWHLTLDVFFPVQMDHMKVREAYRVWHGADHLDDALQAPPNYEHFDLFAHGEDTDTDFAPFEHIPGLNYGGWHDAGDYDIRTQSQYSTVQLLVHVWEQFRPERDNTTVSQARKYAEIQRPDGAADILQQIEHGTLALIAQHRAVGHAIPGIVSGHLYQYPHLGDGITKTDGLIYDPSLDPIASSRTVGQQYLPSTVDPTPNEPAPIEENGYSSRFDDRWAFTTNTSALNYGSAAALAAASRALDSHNASLAQECLQTAKSVWDYESGREPNLFRVGNTTGGRLEEEKLKAAVELLICTGDAQYSDAIRELVPQVEERFFLNAFILAQAIPFMDGDYRDRIRELAIEYKENAQEMVSENPYGVPITRGGWAGSGAVIRYGITNYALHKSFPDLIETNPVFRSIDYLHGVHPDSNYSFVSGVGANSQTVAYGANRADFSFIPGGVVPGVLILPPDYPENKSDWPFFWGQNEYVIPMGSLYLYLANAVEDLLKD, from the coding sequence ATGACACTAGCCCCAAGACTACTCGCCTCGCTTTCCCTGCTGGCGCTTTGCGCCGCTCCAACCTTGTTCGCCCAGGAGCCCTATTCCCTCAACGAAGAATCCTATTTCGAAAAACCCGGGGTGAACGTCCTGGCATTCAGCAATCCTCCAGGCGGCACCTTTTTCGACGCCAAAACGAGCGGCATCGAAATCATCCACCACGGCGAGCGAACCGCGACCAATGGGGACCTTCGGCTTCTTCCCACGCCGGAGCAATGGGATGGCATGGGGGTCTTGGTGGATCGGCAAATCGATCACCAGACCCAAACCATCACGACCCTGCTCGAATACCCGGAGCATGAGCTTCGCTATCGCGTGGTCGTGAAGACGGAGGCTGGCAAGATTCTCGCCAGCATTCATCTCGACGAGGCGCTTCCCGAGCATCTGGTCGGAAAGGCAGGATTCAACATGGAGTTCCTCCCCGCCGCCTATTTCGGTAAATCCTACATCATGGACGGGGAGCCCGGACTTTTCCCCCGACATCCGTCCGCCCAAATGATCACAAGCGAAAACGGTTTGACCGAGCCAAGCCCCATAGCGGAGGGAAACGAGCTTGTCTTGGCCCCTGCCGATTCGAAGCAGCGGGTTCGCATCCGAGTGGTGGAAGGAGATCAACCCCTGCGCCTTTACGACGGTCGATCGAAAGCTCAAAATGGCTGGTATGTCACTCGCTCCCTCCTGCCAGGTGGCAAGTCCGGAAAGGTCGCCGAATGGGAGTTGGATATTAGCGGATTAGAAAACTGGATACGCGAGCCCGTGATCGGATTTTCACAGGTTGGCTACCACCCGAATCAGCCGAAGCGAGCTATCATCGAACTCGACAGCAACGACGAACCCGCGTCGGAAGTCAGTCTTCTCAGAGTGAACTCCGATGGCAGCGAAGAGCTGGTGGCACGGCGAGCGCCAACGTCTTGGGGACGCTATCTGCGCTATCGCTATTTGGAATTCGACTTTTCTTCAGCGCAGGACGAAGGGCTCTATCGTATCGAGTACGGCGATACGAAAACAAACGCTTTTCCCATCTCGAAAAAAGCTCAAGAGGGAAACTGGCACCTTACGCTCGACGTCTTTTTCCCCGTGCAAATGGATCACATGAAGGTGCGAGAAGCCTATCGCGTATGGCACGGAGCGGACCACTTGGACGACGCTCTGCAAGCCCCGCCCAACTACGAGCACTTCGATCTTTTCGCTCATGGAGAGGACACCGATACTGATTTCGCCCCCTTCGAACACATACCCGGTCTCAACTACGGCGGGTGGCACGACGCAGGAGACTACGACATTCGAACTCAGTCGCAGTACTCCACGGTGCAGCTACTCGTTCACGTCTGGGAGCAATTTCGACCGGAACGAGACAATACAACCGTGAGCCAAGCCCGTAAGTACGCTGAGATCCAGCGCCCGGACGGAGCGGCGGATATCCTGCAGCAGATCGAGCACGGCACCCTGGCCCTGATCGCCCAGCACCGAGCGGTAGGACATGCCATTCCGGGCATCGTATCGGGTCACCTTTATCAGTATCCGCATCTTGGTGACGGCATCACCAAAACGGATGGACTGATCTACGATCCCAGCTTGGATCCGATCGCTTCCTCGCGCACTGTGGGCCAGCAATACCTGCCATCCACCGTGGATCCGACGCCGAACGAACCGGCGCCAATCGAGGAAAATGGATACAGTAGCCGCTTCGACGATCGATGGGCTTTCACTACGAATACCTCGGCGCTCAACTACGGCTCAGCCGCCGCCCTTGCCGCCGCCAGCAGGGCTCTCGACTCCCACAATGCGTCCCTAGCTCAAGAATGCCTCCAGACAGCGAAATCGGTTTGGGATTACGAAAGCGGCCGGGAGCCAAACCTGTTTCGCGTCGGAAACACCACTGGTGGGCGACTGGAGGAGGAAAAGCTGAAAGCGGCAGTCGAGCTGCTCATCTGCACTGGAGATGCTCAATATAGCGATGCGATAAGGGAGCTGGTCCCGCAGGTGGAAGAGCGTTTCTTTCTCAATGCTTTCATACTCGCTCAAGCCATTCCCTTCATGGATGGCGACTACCGTGACCGCATTCGCGAACTTGCCATCGAGTACAAGGAAAATGCCCAGGAGATGGTTTCCGAAAACCCGTATGGAGTCCCGATCACTCGAGGGGGATGGGCCGGATCTGGAGCCGTCATCCGGTATGGCATTACCAACTACGCCCTCCACAAATCGTTTCCCGATTTGATCGAAACCAATCCCGTTTTCCGCAGCATCGACTATCTGCATGGCGTGCATCCAGATTCCAACTACTCGTTCGTATCCGGAGTCGGAGCTAATTCTCAGACTGTGGCCTACGGGGCGAATCGGGCGGATTTCTCCTTCATACCTGGAGGAGTGGTCCCTGGCGTGTTGATTCTCCCTCCTGATTATCCGGAAAACAAGAGCGACTGGCCGTTCTTCTGGGGTCAGAACGAGTATGTGATACCGATGGGCAGCCTCTACCTCTATCTGGCTAACGCCGTGGAAGATCTGCTAAAGGACTGA